A genomic window from Slackia heliotrinireducens DSM 20476 includes:
- a CDS encoding TrkH family potassium uptake protein: MWQKFTFRDLRVIVKFLGVLVTFSAGAMCVPLVVALAMREWSSATHYIVGIGVALCMGSLMRLAYVKKAKLTTQQALAVTGFAWLLLAVTGSVPLALSGHFGSYLDAFFESMSSWTTTGASLAQDVDHMSFADNTWRFTMQCIGGQGVVVIALSLGLFGRAVDSSLYESEGRSEHVIPNIMQTTRFIVKLSAVVGVAGLIVFTILCLAIGMEPVRAFFNGLWLSVASFNTGGMTSMSPGINYYHSLAIELVVILLAMYGSINFTLHGEIWKGHIVPFFQDIEVKTSVVWLTVATAAFVAALCAAGAYADYPTLVRRGIFTILAAFTSSGFQTISPNQLTTVVSSGALIIIVFVMIIGGSAGSTSGGIKILRVGVLGKEVVAYIKDLLAPPSARQVVTYYHVGRRPLAYSLVRANLAVFVLYVGAFLITTIATVAYGYDAMPSIFESVSMVSNIGMTAGIIEPDMPVVLKFVYMFDMWAGRLEWVTLIALAVSVIMSFKPRKKVKGRVY, from the coding sequence ATGTGGCAGAAGTTCACATTCCGAGACCTTCGCGTTATCGTGAAGTTCCTGGGCGTGCTGGTTACGTTTTCGGCAGGAGCCATGTGCGTTCCCCTGGTCGTGGCGCTGGCCATGCGCGAATGGAGTTCGGCGACGCATTACATCGTGGGCATCGGCGTGGCGCTGTGCATGGGTTCGCTCATGCGGCTTGCTTACGTAAAGAAAGCGAAGCTCACCACGCAGCAGGCGCTGGCCGTCACAGGTTTCGCCTGGCTGCTGTTGGCCGTAACTGGCAGCGTGCCGCTGGCGTTGTCTGGGCATTTCGGCAGCTACCTGGATGCGTTTTTCGAGAGCATGAGCTCGTGGACCACGACGGGCGCGTCGCTGGCGCAGGATGTGGACCACATGTCGTTTGCGGACAACACCTGGCGGTTCACCATGCAATGCATCGGCGGCCAAGGCGTGGTCGTTATCGCGCTGTCGTTGGGCTTGTTCGGGCGCGCGGTGGATTCGTCGCTGTACGAATCCGAGGGCCGCAGCGAGCACGTCATCCCCAACATCATGCAGACGACCCGGTTCATCGTGAAGCTTTCCGCCGTGGTGGGCGTGGCCGGATTGATCGTGTTCACAATCCTGTGCCTGGCCATCGGCATGGAGCCCGTGCGTGCGTTCTTCAACGGTCTGTGGCTTTCGGTAGCGTCGTTCAATACCGGCGGCATGACGTCGATGAGCCCGGGCATCAACTATTACCACTCGCTTGCCATCGAGCTGGTGGTCATCCTTCTGGCCATGTACGGTTCCATCAACTTCACGCTGCACGGTGAAATCTGGAAGGGCCACATCGTGCCGTTCTTCCAGGACATCGAGGTGAAAACCAGCGTCGTCTGGCTGACCGTCGCCACTGCCGCTTTTGTGGCAGCGTTGTGCGCGGCGGGCGCGTATGCCGATTACCCCACGCTGGTGCGGCGCGGCATCTTCACCATTCTGGCCGCATTCACGTCGTCGGGCTTCCAGACCATCAGCCCCAACCAGCTGACGACGGTCGTGTCGTCGGGCGCGCTCATCATCATCGTGTTCGTCATGATCATCGGCGGTTCCGCGGGCAGCACCTCGGGCGGTATCAAGATCCTGCGCGTCGGCGTGCTGGGTAAGGAAGTGGTCGCCTACATCAAAGACCTGCTGGCTCCGCCGTCAGCCCGCCAGGTGGTCACCTACTACCATGTGGGTCGCCGTCCGCTGGCATATAGCCTGGTCAGGGCTAACCTTGCCGTGTTCGTGCTCTATGTCGGGGCGTTTTTGATCACAACCATCGCAACCGTGGCGTACGGCTACGACGCCATGCCTTCCATTTTCGAATCGGTGTCGATGGTTTCCAACATCGGCATGACCGCGGGCATTATCGAACCCGACATGCCCGTCGTGCTGAAGTTCGTGTACATGTTCGACATGTGGGCAGGCCGTCTCGAGTGGGTTACCCTTATCGCCCTCGCCGTATCCGTGATCATGTCCTTCAAGCCTCGAAAGAAGGTGAAGGGCCGTGTCTACTAA
- the rsgA gene encoding ribosome small subunit-dependent GTPase A: MRGTVVKLDRGYPLVRSEDGVECRCEHATSLVKGARVRATTGDVVEFSMPAGHDKGVIEKVLPRRNAFVRKDPAERSIPQVLAANFDTVMVAEPLQGISIRRLERELVLAYKSDAQVIVLLTKADLIEDETELAEVRGLVERVAQGTDVLVISANDPASVEAVRAKVPEGTVAILLGKSGVGKSSLVNLLVGSEVQATGSIRERDGRGRHTTVSREMVEIPGGGCVVDMPGIRGLALWDADEGIGAAFSDVEELAESCKFRDCRHENEPGCAVRAAIKAGTLAPERLESYRRLKDETEHLRKRDEEAQRIRSRTGHPRRRRRNN; encoded by the coding sequence ATGCGGGGCACGGTGGTGAAATTAGACCGGGGCTATCCGCTGGTCAGGTCCGAAGACGGAGTCGAGTGCCGCTGCGAGCACGCGACGTCGCTGGTCAAAGGCGCGCGGGTGCGTGCGACCACGGGTGATGTGGTCGAGTTCTCCATGCCTGCCGGGCATGATAAAGGCGTGATTGAAAAGGTGCTGCCGCGCCGCAACGCCTTCGTGCGAAAAGACCCGGCGGAGCGGTCCATTCCGCAGGTTCTGGCGGCTAACTTCGACACGGTCATGGTGGCCGAGCCGCTGCAAGGCATCAGCATTCGGCGTCTGGAACGCGAGCTGGTGCTGGCTTACAAAAGCGACGCCCAGGTCATCGTGCTTCTGACCAAAGCCGACCTGATCGAGGACGAGACCGAACTGGCCGAAGTCAGGGGCCTGGTAGAGCGCGTGGCCCAGGGGACCGACGTGCTGGTGATTTCCGCCAACGACCCTGCCAGCGTGGAGGCCGTGCGGGCGAAAGTGCCCGAAGGGACCGTTGCCATCCTGTTGGGCAAGAGCGGCGTGGGCAAATCGAGCCTGGTCAACCTGCTGGTGGGTTCCGAAGTGCAGGCCACGGGGTCCATTCGCGAGCGCGACGGACGCGGCCGGCACACGACGGTGTCCCGCGAGATGGTGGAGATTCCCGGGGGCGGCTGCGTGGTCGACATGCCCGGCATCCGCGGACTTGCGTTGTGGGACGCTGACGAGGGCATCGGCGCTGCGTTTTCCGATGTGGAGGAGCTGGCTGAATCCTGCAAATTCCGGGATTGCCGGCACGAGAACGAGCCAGGTTGCGCCGTGCGTGCGGCCATCAAGGCAGGAACGCTGGCGCCCGAGCGGCTGGAAAGCTACCGTCGCTTGAAAGATGAGACCGAACACCTGCGCAAACGTGACGAAGAGGCCCAGCGCATCCGCAGCCGTACGGGCCATCCGCGCCGACGCCGTCGCAACAACTGA
- a CDS encoding zinc ribbon domain-containing protein — translation MYCGKCGAEIRPGAAFCPACGAAVPARSGAAPAPAAVAKPVTPKRTSNRKPLGGSIAAAGFLAAVLLLAAAVAWVYFLVKSTPDAIGSFGMTYTRQGTAKAAMAFMAAGLVPMLLSCFGFLRCAGGLAIGAADAHPFRSARVWAALCLVISLVLLVACILMRDVHSTGRLMLVAAIATSFLYPSGVGTGLSLCSLLCLIHAASKSANLERGTIR, via the coding sequence GTGTATTGCGGAAAGTGCGGAGCTGAGATTCGGCCGGGCGCTGCGTTCTGCCCGGCGTGTGGTGCGGCTGTTCCCGCGCGTTCTGGGGCGGCGCCTGCGCCGGCGGCCGTCGCGAAACCTGTCACGCCCAAGAGAACGTCGAACCGCAAACCGCTGGGCGGAAGCATCGCCGCGGCGGGGTTCCTGGCAGCGGTCCTGTTGCTTGCAGCAGCGGTCGCATGGGTGTATTTCCTGGTCAAAAGCACGCCGGATGCCATCGGGTCTTTCGGTATGACCTACACGCGCCAGGGTACGGCCAAGGCCGCCATGGCCTTCATGGCTGCGGGTCTTGTGCCCATGCTCCTGTCCTGTTTCGGGTTCCTGCGGTGTGCCGGCGGTCTGGCCATTGGTGCGGCTGACGCCCATCCGTTCCGTTCCGCCCGCGTGTGGGCTGCATTGTGCCTGGTCATATCATTGGTGTTGCTGGTGGCCTGCATTCTGATGCGCGACGTGCACAGCACAGGCAGGTTGATGCTGGTGGCCGCCATTGCCACGTCGTTTCTGTATCCGTCGGGCGTAGGCACGGGGCTTTCGCTCTGCTCGCTTTTGTGCCTGATTCACGCCGCTTCGAAATCTGCCAACCTTGAAAGGGGGACGATCCGATGA
- a CDS encoding VWA domain-containing protein, with translation MTHELRRTCAFWILAFALAVTCAALQAQDAFAYDENGDPVVVSIGDSYSSGEGIEPFYDQDLPMKEKVESQDWLAHRSELCWSGRLVVKDVDGNEFLMKDHRDTNWYFVASSGAVNANFYGPQSKPYVYEETVGAGNSYHVEGEGSIIPQADVFYGIESGTTDYVTVTMGGNDVGFVDIVTTAAMNDIPVLERGNLRDKLGNVWGEFYKDQGVRDYLKLLYGNIAYEAGPQAKIIVAGYPELISREGSGFLFSAEDAKLIDDSVQAFNDEIQNLVEECQQEDMNIYFVSVQDEFAGHEAYTSDEYINRVKINAQPQDLKPEGPSAYSVHPNDKGAAAYARCVQRMIDDIQECEDNGVDPRTLMGDSKVDPNDASSRHVVLALDTSGSMDGEPLNETKTATREFASTIFKSDADVCLVSYDSSARNVIDSTDNEYALKAAVRDLSAGGGTNIEDALRVSYERLEGSGSDKRIIVLMSDGEANEGLVGDDLIAYANEIKDDGVTIYTLGFFQSVSDKAECQRVMEGIASPGCHYEVDDASQLRYFFGDIGDDINGTRFIYVRIACPVDVRVSTPDGVLDSSDDNLSTRADFGSLTFEETRDGDGEADDEEAEDRVKILRLKEGEPYNVEITGTGSGTMNCTVGFEDENGDYADLREFEDVPVNRNMQADMTAEVSDITTLKVDEDGDGSYDVTYAAEANSTAEIMDNSRVGYYTALALCIAALAAVILGILYTAHRVRTIRR, from the coding sequence ATGACACACGAACTGCGCCGTACCTGCGCCTTTTGGATTCTGGCTTTTGCGCTTGCTGTCACGTGCGCGGCGCTGCAGGCCCAGGACGCCTTCGCCTACGACGAGAACGGCGATCCGGTCGTCGTGTCCATCGGCGACTCCTATTCTTCCGGCGAAGGCATCGAACCCTTCTACGACCAGGACCTTCCCATGAAGGAGAAGGTTGAAAGCCAAGACTGGCTCGCCCATAGGTCCGAGCTGTGCTGGTCGGGGCGGCTGGTTGTGAAAGACGTCGACGGCAACGAGTTCCTCATGAAGGACCATCGTGACACGAACTGGTATTTCGTGGCCTCGTCCGGCGCGGTCAACGCCAATTTCTACGGCCCGCAATCCAAGCCCTATGTATATGAGGAGACGGTGGGCGCCGGAAACTCATACCACGTCGAAGGGGAGGGGTCGATCATTCCCCAGGCGGACGTGTTCTACGGCATCGAATCCGGAACAACCGATTACGTCACCGTGACCATGGGCGGAAACGACGTGGGGTTCGTCGACATCGTCACGACCGCTGCGATGAACGACATCCCTGTTCTAGAGCGCGGGAACCTGCGGGACAAGCTGGGGAACGTGTGGGGCGAGTTCTACAAGGACCAGGGTGTTCGCGACTACCTCAAACTCCTGTACGGGAACATCGCTTACGAGGCGGGGCCGCAGGCGAAGATCATCGTCGCAGGATATCCTGAGCTGATCTCGCGGGAAGGCAGCGGCTTTCTGTTCAGCGCGGAGGATGCGAAGCTCATCGACGACTCCGTCCAGGCCTTCAACGACGAGATCCAGAACCTGGTGGAAGAATGCCAGCAGGAGGACATGAACATCTATTTCGTGTCTGTTCAAGACGAATTCGCAGGTCATGAGGCTTACACGTCCGACGAGTACATCAATCGGGTAAAGATCAACGCGCAGCCGCAGGACCTGAAGCCTGAGGGTCCGAGCGCTTACTCCGTCCATCCGAACGATAAAGGCGCCGCTGCGTATGCCCGGTGCGTGCAGCGCATGATCGACGACATTCAAGAGTGCGAAGACAACGGCGTCGATCCGCGTACTCTGATGGGCGACAGCAAAGTGGACCCCAACGACGCGTCGAGCAGGCATGTCGTGTTGGCCCTGGATACGTCCGGCAGCATGGACGGCGAGCCTTTGAACGAGACGAAGACGGCCACGCGGGAATTCGCCAGCACCATTTTCAAGAGCGACGCCGACGTGTGCCTGGTGAGCTACGACAGCTCCGCGCGCAACGTGATCGACTCGACCGACAACGAGTACGCCCTGAAAGCCGCCGTTCGCGACCTGTCTGCGGGCGGAGGCACCAACATCGAGGACGCTTTGCGCGTGTCCTATGAGCGGCTTGAGGGCAGCGGATCGGACAAGCGGATCATCGTGCTGATGAGCGACGGTGAGGCCAACGAGGGCCTGGTCGGCGACGACCTGATCGCCTACGCGAACGAGATCAAGGACGACGGCGTGACCATCTACACGCTGGGATTCTTCCAGAGCGTGTCCGACAAGGCCGAATGCCAGCGCGTCATGGAGGGCATCGCCTCGCCCGGGTGCCACTACGAGGTGGACGACGCCTCGCAGCTGCGCTACTTCTTCGGGGACATCGGCGACGACATCAACGGCACGCGGTTCATCTACGTGCGCATAGCCTGCCCCGTCGACGTGCGCGTCAGCACTCCGGACGGTGTGCTGGACTCCAGCGACGACAACCTGAGTACCCGCGCCGATTTTGGATCGTTGACCTTTGAGGAGACCCGCGACGGTGATGGCGAGGCTGACGACGAAGAGGCCGAGGATCGCGTCAAGATCCTTCGTCTGAAAGAGGGCGAGCCTTACAACGTCGAGATCACGGGCACGGGGTCGGGCACGATGAACTGCACCGTCGGCTTCGAAGATGAGAACGGCGACTATGCTGACCTGCGGGAATTCGAAGACGTTCCCGTGAACCGCAACATGCAGGCCGACATGACCGCCGAGGTTTCCGACATCACGACCCTGAAGGTGGACGAAGACGGCGACGGCTCCTACGACGTGACCTATGCCGCCGAGGCGAACTCCACCGCCGAAATCATGGACAACTCCCGTGTCGGCTACTACACGGCCCTTGCCCTGTGCATAGCCGCCCTGGCAGCCGTTATCTTGGGCATCCTGTACACCGCCCATCGCGTGCGAACCATTCGCCGCTAA
- a CDS encoding HD domain-containing protein codes for MATLDAGISRERAFELLNEHNKDPFHIEHGETLEGIMKYFAREFDPENEEFWGIVGMLHDLDWEEHDDEPELHTVYAADILREAGGSEELIRGIQSHNSDFNESLPKPEHQMEKILFACDELSGLIGACVRMRPSHSVMDFNVKSLRKKFKTKSFAAGCDREVITKGSEMLGWDLDTLFGRTIEAMQSFAPDRDTFGQEA; via the coding sequence ATGGCAACGCTGGACGCAGGCATTTCCCGCGAGCGCGCATTCGAGCTGCTCAACGAGCATAACAAGGATCCGTTCCACATCGAGCACGGCGAAACCCTCGAGGGCATCATGAAGTATTTCGCCCGCGAGTTCGACCCCGAGAACGAAGAGTTCTGGGGCATCGTCGGCATGCTGCACGACCTGGATTGGGAAGAGCATGACGATGAACCCGAGCTGCACACCGTGTACGCTGCCGACATCCTGCGTGAGGCTGGCGGCTCCGAGGAGCTCATCCGCGGCATCCAGTCCCACAACTCCGATTTCAACGAGTCGCTGCCCAAGCCCGAGCATCAGATGGAGAAGATCCTGTTCGCCTGCGACGAGCTGTCCGGCCTGATCGGCGCTTGCGTCCGCATGCGCCCGTCCCACAGCGTGATGGACTTCAACGTGAAGTCGCTGCGCAAGAAGTTCAAGACCAAGAGCTTCGCTGCCGGCTGCGACCGCGAGGTGATTACTAAGGGGTCCGAGATGTTGGGATGGGACCTCGACACTCTCTTCGGTCGCACCATCGAGGCGATGCAAAGCTTTGCTCCTGACAGGGACACGTTCGGTCAGGAAGCATAG